From Phragmites australis chromosome 5, lpPhrAust1.1, whole genome shotgun sequence, a single genomic window includes:
- the LOC133919204 gene encoding uncharacterized protein LOC133919204, with protein MLQFPALMRQWPSPPLIPASTLLPVPATSQEDELLLAMAESDLDDKLNEIRKTNSNLVFIGKPAGDAKEEYDAEAEEEDADNIEESDGDDFDQETG; from the exons ATGCTGCAGTTCCCGGCGCTGATGCGGCAgtggccgtcgccgccgctgaTCCCGGCGTCCACGCTGCTGCCCGTGCCGGCCACCTCTCAGGAGGACGAGCTCCTCCTCGCCATGGCCGAGTCCGACCTCGATGACAAG CTGAACGAGATCCGCAAGACCAACAGCAACCTGGTTTTCATCGGCAAGCCCGCCGGCGACGCCAAGGAGGAGTACGATgccgaggcggaggaggaagacgcCGACAATATCGAGGAATCCGACGGCGACGACTTCGACCAGGAGACCGGCTGA